In Drosophila santomea strain STO CAGO 1482 chromosome 2L, Prin_Dsan_1.1, whole genome shotgun sequence, a single window of DNA contains:
- the LOC120446565 gene encoding uncharacterized protein LOC120446565 translates to MTIDAMQSRKKAWELHDDGNDGNDGDPGNWGTGKGELELPPIRIGLMASKHWLQMGNGWERNCHPRVGSFAWPWLFAACSCSCSCSWCCWFLGPLCGSCCNCC, encoded by the exons ATGACGATTGATGCGATGCAGTCGCGGAAGAAGGCTTGGGAACTACACGATGATGGAAATGATGGGAATGATGGGGATCCCGGGAACTGGGGAACTGGGAAGGGGGAACTGGAACTGCCACCCATAAGAATCGGACTGATGGC CAGCAAACATTGGCTACAAATGGGAAATGGTTGGGAACGCAATTGTCATCCGAGAGTAGGGTCCTTCGCATGGCCATGGCTTTTTGCcgcctgctcctgctcctgctcctgctcctggtgcTGCTGGTTCCTGGGTCCACTCTGCGGGTCCTG ttgcaactgctgctga
- the LOC120446527 gene encoding protein nemuri, producing the protein MSAKYTLIFALAALCCLVVSTEAAAQRSRVLSSRRGSELVEKTSDNQEELELAAQEQELQRQEQEEQNDKLEGRSDDVAAGTDNKQDKETATNKKDTIVKPNKDDARARRIVRAGRRRGGRRGGRRGGRRSGRRGGRRGGRRRGGRRGRAGARRRTSIKRRSGKGNKA; encoded by the coding sequence ATGTCAGCTAAATATACCCTGATCTTTGCCCTGGCGGCCCTCTGCTGCCTGGTGGTCTCCACCGAAGCGGCGGCCCAGCGCAGCCGAGTCCTCAGCTCTCGCCGTGGCTCCGAGCTGGTCGAGAAGACCTCGGACAACCAGGAGGAGCTCGAGCTGGCCGCCCAGGAGCAAGAGCTGCAGcgccaggagcaggaggagcagaatGACAAGCTGGAGGGACGCAGTGATGACGTTGCCGCGGGCACCGATAACAAACAGGACAAGGAGACCGCCACCAACAAGAAGGACACCATCGTGAAGCCCAACAAGGACGATGCCCGTGCCCGCCGCATCGTTCGTGCCGGTCGTCGTCGTGGTGGACGCCGAGGTGGTCGTCGTGGTGGCCGCCGATCCGGGCGCCGTGGAGGACGACGAGGTGGACGTAGGCGCGGTGGACGACGTGGTCGTGCCGGTGCTCGCCGTCGCACCTCCATCAAGAGGCGTTCCGGCAAGGGCAACAAGGCCTAA